Proteins encoded in a region of the Shewanella polaris genome:
- a CDS encoding ABC transporter ATP-binding protein: MSEFVLDVNHLFWQVDNKTILADIHFSLPKGQMLGIIGPNGAGKSSLLRCLYRYIVPTSGDIDIFSKPISEYSSKLLAQNIAVVQQDTPHYFDMTTEQLVAMGLTPHKGLFDANTAQDRERVLSALTKVGLQQKALQQYELLSGGEKQRALIARAIVQQPHILILDEPTNHLDIRYQIQILELVKSLGISVIASIHDLNLASAMCDKLLLLDHGQLIAKGTPIEVLTELQISEVFGVCCDINLHPQHGKPLISYFYGYQPSQKGCPDHD; encoded by the coding sequence ATGTCTGAATTTGTACTAGATGTAAATCATCTTTTTTGGCAAGTTGATAATAAAACGATTTTGGCGGACATTCATTTCAGTTTGCCTAAAGGTCAAATGCTAGGGATAATTGGCCCCAATGGTGCAGGTAAGTCTAGTTTGTTGCGCTGTTTGTATCGTTATATTGTGCCGACCAGCGGCGATATTGATATTTTCTCTAAACCCATCAGTGAATATTCCTCTAAGTTGTTAGCGCAGAACATTGCCGTGGTGCAACAAGATACTCCTCATTATTTTGATATGACTACCGAGCAGTTAGTGGCGATGGGGCTGACACCGCATAAAGGCTTATTTGACGCTAACACTGCCCAAGACCGTGAGCGTGTGTTAAGTGCATTAACCAAAGTGGGATTACAACAAAAAGCACTGCAACAGTATGAACTGTTATCTGGCGGCGAAAAGCAACGTGCATTGATTGCCCGCGCTATTGTGCAACAACCGCACATTCTTATTTTAGATGAACCGACCAATCATTTGGATATTCGCTATCAGATTCAGATTCTTGAACTGGTCAAATCATTAGGCATTAGTGTTATTGCGTCAATCCATGATCTGAATTTAGCCAGTGCGATGTGCGATAAATTATTGCTGCTCGATCACGGCCAGTTAATTGCTAAAGGTACCCCAATAGAAGTCCTCACAGAGCTACAAATTAGTGAGGTATTTGGTGTGTGCTGCGACATCAATCTTCATCCACAACATGGTAAACCCCTGATCAGTTATTTTTATGGCTACCAGCCAAGTCAAAAAGGATGCCCTGATCATGATTGA
- a CDS encoding histidine phosphatase family protein, giving the protein MKQAKIVFLRHGECEGGEIARGQIDVPLTAQGHEQMRQAFARVTHPISHIFSSPLVRCKTFAASLSQQLTVPLKLVPALQEINFGVWDGQAFDKIYHKSPSQFDAYWRDPWNVENTPEKGESVVDFAERVQQGLIEVAACLQPVLNKTDEADESIPQALVVTHGGVIRCIMGYVLNAGQCSGLFANLAIPYAAIMVLDVYWPDDVDIIDRSQPTAMESKPAKVSFRLHWPNA; this is encoded by the coding sequence ATGAAACAAGCCAAGATAGTGTTTTTACGTCACGGTGAGTGTGAAGGTGGTGAAATCGCTCGTGGTCAAATTGATGTGCCATTAACGGCGCAAGGCCACGAACAAATGCGCCAAGCCTTTGCTCGTGTCACGCACCCAATAAGCCATATTTTTAGTTCGCCTTTAGTGCGCTGTAAAACCTTTGCCGCAAGCTTATCGCAACAATTAACCGTGCCGCTAAAGCTGGTGCCAGCTTTGCAAGAGATAAACTTTGGCGTATGGGATGGCCAAGCATTTGATAAAATTTATCATAAAAGCCCAAGCCAATTTGATGCCTATTGGCGGGATCCATGGAATGTTGAAAACACCCCCGAAAAGGGCGAAAGTGTGGTCGATTTTGCAGAGCGGGTACAACAAGGACTAATTGAGGTTGCAGCCTGTTTACAGCCAGTGTTGAATAAGACAGATGAAGCTGACGAATCAATTCCACAAGCATTGGTGGTGACCCATGGTGGCGTAATTAGATGCATTATGGGATATGTGCTTAATGCCGGCCAATGTAGCGGATTATTCGCTAACCTAGCGATCCCCTATGCTGCTATTATGGTGCTCGATGTTTATTGGCCTGACGATGTTGATATTATTGACCGTTCTCAGCCAACGGCAATGGAGAGTAAGCCTGCTAAAGTGAGTTTTAGATTACATTGGCCTAATGCTTAA
- the metH gene encoding methionine synthase encodes MAKSTSYSQTLKQLNALLAQRIVILDGAMGTMIQDYKLEEEDYRGERFKDWHCDVKGNNDLLVLSQPQIIKDIHTQYLLNGADIIETNTFNATTIAMADYDMQSLAAEINLAGAQVARQAADEVAAQTGSPRYVAGVLGPTNRTCSISPDVNDPGFRNVSFDQLVEAYVESTSALIEGGADIIMVETIFDTLNAKAALFAIEKVFDQLGDRLPVMISGTITDASGRTLTGQTTEAFYNSLRHIKPLSIGLNCALGPKELRPYVEELSRIAECYVSAHPNAGLPNEFGGYDETPEEMAEVINQWAQEGMLNIVGGCCGSTPNHISAIREAVLRHEPRQIPDLPVACRLSGLEPLTIDKNSLFVNVGERANVTGSAKFLRLIKEEKFEEALDVVREQVENGAQIIDVNMDEGMLDGVASMAKFLNLIASEPDISRVPIMIDSSKWEVIEAGLKCVQGKSIVNSISMKEGEAKFIEQATLVKRYGAAAIVMAFDEDGQADTRERKTQICTRAYRILVDVVGFPPEDIIFDPNIFAIATGIDEHDNYAVDFIEAIKDIKATLPHAMISGGVSNVSFSFRGNNPVREAIHAVFLYHAIQAGMDMGIVNAGQLAIYDDIDPELKKRVENVVQNLPCPVADSSNTEQLLDIAESFRGDGSQVAKKEDLAWRSWPVSKRLSHALVKGITEFIDEDTEAARQEAVRPLDVIEGSLMDGMNVVGDLFGAGKMFLPQVVKSARVMKKAVAYLNPYIELEKVAGQSNGRILMVTVKGDVHDIGKNIVGVVLACNGYEVVDLGVMVSVDKILDAVKEHNIDIIGMSGLITPSLDEMVHNVKTFHREGLTIPAIIGGATCSKIHTAVKIAPHYPHGAIYIADASRAVPMVSKLINNETRQATIDEAYAEYDMMREKRLSQTKRKTIVSIEAARENRCKHDWDSYTPFTPNVLGRQVFDDYPLEDLVERIDWTPFFRSWELHGHYPEILNDKVVGEEAVKLFADGQAMLKQIIAEKWLTAKAVIGLFPANTVNHDDIELYTDESRTTLEMTTHHLRMQLERVGNDNFCLSDFVAPKDSGVADYMGGFAVTTGHGIDEHVARFEANHDDYNAIMLKCLADRLAEAFAERMHERVRKEFWGYAADEVLDNEALIRERYKGIRPAPGYPACPDHTEKGLLWDLLKPDEMIDLNITESFAMYPTAAVSGWYFAHPKSRYFGVTNIGKDQVEDYAQRKGMTLEEAERWLAPILDYDPE; translated from the coding sequence ATGGCGAAATCGACTTCTTACAGTCAAACACTTAAACAACTTAATGCATTGTTAGCGCAGCGTATTGTGATTTTAGATGGCGCTATGGGCACCATGATCCAAGACTATAAGTTGGAAGAAGAAGATTATCGTGGCGAGCGTTTTAAAGATTGGCATTGCGATGTTAAAGGCAACAATGACTTATTAGTACTCAGCCAACCGCAAATCATTAAAGATATTCATACTCAGTACCTGTTAAACGGTGCCGACATTATTGAAACCAACACCTTTAATGCCACCACCATTGCCATGGCCGACTACGACATGCAGTCACTGGCCGCTGAAATTAACCTTGCTGGAGCCCAAGTCGCCCGCCAAGCAGCAGATGAAGTAGCTGCGCAAACTGGTTCGCCACGTTATGTTGCCGGTGTATTAGGTCCAACCAACCGTACCTGTTCTATCAGTCCAGACGTTAACGACCCTGGGTTTCGTAATGTCAGTTTCGACCAATTAGTTGAAGCTTATGTCGAATCAACCAGCGCCTTAATTGAAGGCGGCGCCGATATCATTATGGTTGAAACCATTTTTGATACCTTAAACGCCAAAGCCGCCCTGTTCGCGATTGAAAAAGTATTCGATCAACTTGGCGATCGCTTACCAGTAATGATCTCTGGCACTATTACCGACGCATCAGGCCGCACACTAACCGGCCAAACAACCGAAGCCTTTTATAACTCTTTACGCCACATCAAGCCGTTATCGATTGGCCTTAACTGCGCCCTTGGACCAAAAGAGTTGCGTCCGTACGTTGAAGAATTGTCACGTATTGCCGAATGTTATGTCTCTGCCCACCCAAATGCTGGCTTACCTAATGAATTTGGTGGCTATGATGAAACCCCAGAAGAAATGGCCGAAGTCATTAATCAATGGGCGCAAGAAGGCATGCTTAATATTGTCGGTGGCTGTTGTGGTAGTACACCCAATCACATTAGTGCCATTCGTGAAGCAGTGCTCCGACACGAACCAAGACAGATCCCAGATCTTCCAGTCGCGTGTCGTTTATCTGGCCTAGAACCACTTACCATTGATAAAAACTCGTTATTTGTGAATGTCGGCGAGCGCGCAAACGTGACTGGTTCGGCCAAGTTTTTACGCTTAATTAAAGAAGAAAAGTTTGAAGAAGCGTTAGATGTCGTGCGCGAGCAGGTTGAAAACGGCGCGCAAATTATCGACGTCAACATGGACGAAGGTATGCTTGATGGCGTGGCGTCAATGGCGAAGTTTTTAAACTTAATCGCCTCTGAGCCCGATATCTCTCGCGTGCCAATCATGATTGACTCATCAAAATGGGAAGTGATTGAAGCCGGCCTTAAATGCGTTCAAGGCAAGTCGATTGTAAACTCTATTTCGATGAAAGAAGGCGAAGCCAAATTTATCGAACAAGCCACCTTAGTGAAACGCTATGGCGCTGCCGCCATTGTCATGGCCTTTGACGAAGACGGCCAAGCCGATACACGTGAACGTAAAACCCAAATTTGTACCCGTGCTTATCGTATTTTGGTCGATGTTGTCGGCTTTCCACCAGAAGACATTATTTTCGACCCTAACATTTTCGCCATTGCCACCGGTATTGATGAACACGACAACTATGCAGTCGACTTTATCGAAGCCATTAAAGACATCAAAGCCACCTTGCCACACGCGATGATCTCCGGTGGCGTGTCTAACGTGTCATTCTCGTTCCGTGGTAACAACCCAGTACGCGAAGCTATTCACGCGGTGTTTTTATACCATGCCATTCAAGCAGGCATGGACATGGGTATTGTTAACGCAGGTCAGTTAGCCATATACGATGATATTGACCCAGAGCTCAAAAAACGGGTTGAAAACGTAGTCCAAAACTTACCTTGCCCGGTTGCCGACTCAAGTAACACCGAACAACTACTCGACATCGCTGAAAGCTTTAGAGGTGATGGCTCACAAGTGGCCAAAAAAGAAGACTTAGCATGGCGCAGTTGGCCGGTATCCAAACGCTTATCGCACGCATTGGTTAAAGGCATTACCGAATTTATTGATGAAGACACCGAAGCTGCCCGCCAAGAAGCCGTGCGTCCGCTCGATGTTATCGAAGGGTCGTTAATGGACGGCATGAACGTGGTCGGCGACTTATTTGGCGCGGGCAAAATGTTCTTACCGCAAGTGGTTAAATCGGCTCGGGTAATGAAAAAAGCCGTCGCTTACCTTAATCCTTATATCGAACTCGAAAAGGTTGCTGGCCAGTCAAACGGGCGAATTTTAATGGTCACCGTAAAAGGTGATGTGCATGACATAGGTAAAAATATCGTTGGTGTGGTACTTGCCTGTAACGGCTACGAAGTGGTCGATCTTGGGGTAATGGTTTCGGTCGATAAAATTCTCGATGCAGTAAAAGAGCATAATATCGACATCATCGGCATGTCAGGTTTAATCACTCCAAGCTTGGATGAAATGGTTCACAACGTGAAAACCTTCCACCGTGAAGGCTTAACCATCCCTGCAATTATTGGTGGGGCAACCTGCTCTAAAATTCATACTGCGGTAAAAATAGCACCGCATTATCCACACGGTGCCATTTACATTGCCGATGCATCACGTGCAGTGCCTATGGTGTCGAAACTGATTAACAACGAAACACGTCAAGCCACCATCGACGAAGCCTACGCAGAATACGATATGATGCGTGAAAAACGTTTGTCGCAAACCAAGCGTAAAACCATAGTATCGATTGAAGCTGCGCGTGAAAACCGTTGCAAACACGACTGGGACAGCTACACCCCATTTACACCTAATGTATTAGGCCGCCAAGTGTTTGATGACTACCCACTAGAAGACTTAGTTGAACGTATCGATTGGACACCGTTCTTTAGAAGCTGGGAGCTGCACGGTCATTACCCAGAAATTTTAAACGACAAAGTCGTTGGCGAAGAAGCGGTTAAATTATTTGCCGATGGCCAAGCAATGCTGAAGCAAATTATTGCTGAAAAGTGGCTTACCGCCAAAGCAGTAATCGGTTTATTCCCAGCCAATACCGTCAACCATGACGACATTGAACTGTATACCGATGAAAGCCGCACCACATTGGAAATGACCACTCATCATCTTCGTATGCAGCTTGAACGTGTCGGTAACGACAACTTCTGTTTATCAGACTTTGTTGCACCAAAAGATTCAGGCGTTGCTGATTACATGGGCGGTTTTGCAGTGACAACGGGTCACGGTATTGATGAACATGTTGCCCGCTTTGAAGCCAATCACGATGACTACAACGCGATTATGCTCAAATGCTTAGCCGACCGTTTAGCCGAAGCTTTCGCCGAGCGCATGCACGAACGTGTTCGTAAAGAGTTTTGGGGTTATGCTGCGGATGAAGTACTCGACAATGAAGCGTTAATTCGCGAACGTTATAAAGGCATTCGCCCTGCACCAGGTTACCCAGCATGCCCAGACCACACTGAAAAAGGTTTGTTATGGGATTTACTCAAACCCGATGAAATGATTGATTTAAACATCACCGAAAGCTTTGCCATGTACCCAACGGCTGCGGTATCTGGCTGGTACTTTGCCCATCCGAAATCACGCTATTTTGGTGTGACCAATATTGGTAAAGATCAGGTTGAAGATTATGCACAGCGTAAAGGCATGACATTGGAAGAAGCTGAGCGATGGTTGGCACCAATATTGGATTATGATCCAGAATAG
- a CDS encoding DUF3465 domain-containing protein gives MKKILVICLLGLAIFGFLDKKGQTTQIVQNVYAGYTASSDSALQNAIDNQQSNAQVAGAGEVIKVLADDLKGSRHQRFILKIASGTTLLVAHNIDLASRIDGLNVGDTVEFYGVYEFNNKGGVIHWTHHDPRGQHPGGWLKHNGSTYQ, from the coding sequence ATGAAAAAAATCCTAGTTATCTGTTTACTTGGTCTCGCGATATTTGGCTTTTTGGATAAAAAGGGTCAAACTACTCAAATTGTACAAAACGTTTATGCTGGCTATACCGCTAGCAGTGATAGTGCGTTACAAAATGCCATTGATAATCAACAGAGTAATGCTCAGGTAGCTGGGGCTGGTGAGGTGATAAAAGTGCTCGCCGATGATCTAAAAGGCAGTCGCCACCAACGATTTATTTTGAAAATAGCCAGCGGAACCACCTTACTCGTTGCCCATAATATTGATTTAGCATCACGTATAGATGGCCTAAATGTTGGCGATACGGTCGAGTTTTACGGTGTTTATGAATTTAATAACAAAGGTGGCGTCATCCATTGGACTCATCACGATCCACGCGGACAACACCCAGGCGGCTGGTTAAAACACAATGGCAGCACTTATCAATAA
- the trxC gene encoding thioredoxin TrxC yields the protein MIIACPHCDTLNRIPEERLEQQPTCGKCKKSLFVGEPIELTAANFSHHANKSELPLVVDFWASWCGPCKNFAPVFAQSAKKWEPKFRFGKLNTEEQQALAGQFNIRSIPTLMVFKQGKVLAQQSGAMPASSFNQWLESIK from the coding sequence ATGATTATAGCTTGCCCCCATTGCGATACGTTAAATCGTATTCCTGAAGAACGTCTTGAACAACAACCTACTTGTGGAAAATGCAAAAAGAGTCTGTTTGTTGGTGAACCGATAGAGTTAACAGCTGCCAATTTTAGCCACCATGCTAATAAATCAGAGCTACCATTAGTGGTAGATTTTTGGGCCAGCTGGTGCGGTCCGTGTAAAAACTTTGCTCCGGTGTTTGCTCAATCAGCTAAAAAATGGGAACCCAAATTCCGTTTTGGTAAACTTAATACCGAAGAACAACAAGCCTTAGCTGGGCAATTTAATATCCGATCTATTCCGACTTTGATGGTATTTAAACAAGGCAAAGTGCTTGCACAGCAATCAGGTGCTATGCCTGCATCATCATTTAACCAATGGCTAGAGTCGATTAAATAG
- a CDS encoding acetyl-CoA hydrolase/transferase family protein, translated as MKPIICSTALEAVSLIESGETLWTHSMGATPTMLLDALAEHALTKHGLTLLQLHTEGAESLSDPRLRDHIRHRCFFAGTPTRSLLQQGDADYVPIFLSEVPKLFRSGEQHIDTAIIQVSPPDKHGICSLGISVEATLAACQMAGKIIAHINPMMPRTHGDGFIHYNKFAAVYEQSMPLPQHLFAPSDAISLAIGQNVAKLVLDGACLQMGIGAIPDAVLGCLTKHNDLGVHTELFSDGVLNLVELGVINNSRKKVHPGKTVTGFALGSQRLYDFVDDNPSVIFMDIEQVNDTAIIRKNPNVMSINSALQVDISGQVCADSLGTQIYSGVGGQMDFIRGAGLSEGGRSVIALPSTAANGTMSRIATVLSPGAGVVTTRAHVHYIVTEYGTAYLRGKSLRERARALIDIAHPKFREQLCQETFEMWRLKV; from the coding sequence ATGAAACCAATTATTTGTAGCACTGCATTAGAAGCCGTATCGTTAATTGAAAGTGGTGAAACCTTGTGGACTCACTCCATGGGGGCTACACCAACAATGCTACTCGACGCGTTAGCCGAACATGCATTAACTAAGCATGGTTTAACATTATTGCAGCTACACACAGAAGGGGCTGAGTCGCTAAGTGATCCCCGTTTAAGGGATCATATTCGCCATCGCTGTTTCTTTGCTGGCACACCCACGCGTTCGTTGTTACAACAAGGTGATGCCGATTATGTGCCGATTTTCCTCTCTGAGGTGCCCAAGTTGTTTCGTTCTGGCGAACAGCATATCGACACCGCCATCATTCAAGTTTCCCCGCCAGATAAACATGGTATCTGTTCGTTAGGTATATCGGTTGAGGCAACTTTAGCGGCCTGCCAAATGGCGGGTAAAATTATTGCTCACATTAATCCCATGATGCCTCGCACCCATGGTGATGGTTTTATTCATTACAATAAGTTCGCAGCCGTGTATGAACAGAGCATGCCTTTACCACAACATCTATTCGCCCCAAGCGATGCGATAAGCTTGGCCATCGGCCAGAATGTGGCCAAATTAGTACTTGATGGCGCTTGCTTACAGATGGGTATTGGCGCCATTCCAGATGCTGTATTGGGGTGTTTAACCAAACATAATGATTTAGGCGTTCACACTGAGCTATTTTCTGATGGCGTGCTTAATCTGGTCGAGCTTGGCGTGATCAATAATAGTCGTAAGAAAGTACATCCCGGTAAGACTGTGACAGGCTTTGCTTTGGGTAGCCAACGACTTTATGACTTTGTTGATGACAATCCTTCGGTGATATTCATGGATATTGAGCAGGTTAATGACACAGCGATTATCCGTAAAAACCCTAATGTGATGTCGATAAACTCAGCGTTACAGGTCGATATTTCAGGGCAAGTGTGTGCTGATTCATTGGGTACTCAAATATACTCAGGTGTAGGTGGCCAGATGGACTTTATACGCGGGGCAGGTCTTTCTGAAGGCGGCCGATCTGTCATCGCATTACCCAGTACTGCGGCTAATGGCACCATGTCGCGGATTGCCACAGTATTATCGCCAGGCGCTGGCGTGGTAACAACTCGTGCACATGTACACTATATTGTTACCGAGTACGGAACCGCTTATTTACGCGGTAAATCGTTACGAGAACGAGCTCGTGCTCTTATCGATATTGCTCATCCTAAGTTTAGGGAACAGCTTTGCCAAGAAACCTTTGAGATGTGGCGACTTAAGGTTTAA
- a CDS encoding methyl-accepting chemotaxis protein: MLNFKIKQKMLISSLIPLVILIVICGIAVNMMGKIEDGVMRIYSDRVVPLEDLKIIGDDYAVLVIDAINKANAGGSTAQDAAETLISAKSNIDTLWKKYLATQLTPKESQLSIEANDMFGPADEKIDFLINKLQKMSGDITGQLADDIMPLYGVIDPISGKIAELVSLQINVAGDEWRLTQDIYQSSVKLFIFFTFCAVVISVVLTIWVLRSVMMPVTDILMKLKLIKQNSDLTQVFTPYNDDELGMISTSLTGVITHLRNIIESITDAANTINISSGELQRFTEETNHRMLQQQDESEQTATAMNEMTATVAEVVQSTNFAAEKARQANGHAENGNVIVQHSIDSMSQLSSQIGKTAEVISHLAKESQNIGQVLNVIKGIAEQTNLLALNAAIEAARAGEQGRGFAVVADEVRTLAKRTQESTLQIETMIDELQQSVVLAVSSMDEGLILVNNANDKTNSAGSVLSDIVTSVDSINELNTQIATAAEEQSYVAESINKSIITINDITQASSAATEKLTHSVDDLQSLAQSMQQQVATFKIA; this comes from the coding sequence ATGCTTAATTTTAAAATAAAACAAAAAATGCTCATTAGTTCGTTAATTCCATTAGTTATTCTCATTGTGATTTGTGGCATCGCTGTCAACATGATGGGAAAAATCGAAGATGGAGTGATGAGGATTTATTCTGATCGGGTTGTACCGTTAGAAGATTTAAAAATCATTGGTGATGACTATGCTGTCTTAGTCATTGATGCAATAAACAAAGCCAATGCTGGCGGCTCAACCGCACAAGATGCTGCTGAGACATTAATAAGTGCAAAAAGTAATATTGATACACTGTGGAAAAAATATTTAGCCACTCAGTTAACCCCCAAAGAAAGCCAACTTAGTATAGAAGCCAATGATATGTTTGGCCCCGCGGATGAAAAAATTGATTTTCTCATCAACAAACTACAGAAAATGTCTGGAGATATTACAGGTCAATTGGCTGATGACATTATGCCTTTATACGGCGTAATAGATCCCATTAGCGGTAAAATTGCCGAATTAGTGTCATTGCAAATTAATGTCGCAGGCGATGAATGGCGATTAACCCAAGACATATACCAATCATCGGTCAAGTTATTTATTTTCTTCACGTTTTGCGCCGTCGTTATCAGTGTCGTGTTAACAATATGGGTACTACGCAGCGTTATGATGCCAGTGACTGACATTTTGATGAAGCTTAAGCTCATTAAACAAAATTCAGATTTAACCCAAGTGTTTACTCCTTATAACGATGATGAGTTAGGGATGATCTCAACGAGCCTTACAGGAGTGATCACGCATCTCAGAAACATTATTGAATCTATTACAGATGCCGCTAATACTATTAATATTTCCTCAGGAGAGTTGCAACGTTTCACCGAAGAAACTAATCATAGAATGCTGCAGCAGCAAGATGAGTCAGAGCAAACCGCAACCGCTATGAACGAAATGACAGCGACAGTGGCCGAAGTGGTTCAAAGTACTAATTTTGCCGCAGAAAAAGCCAGACAAGCCAATGGTCATGCTGAAAATGGTAATGTCATTGTTCAGCATTCAATAGACAGTATGTCGCAATTATCTAGCCAAATTGGTAAAACTGCTGAGGTAATATCTCATCTAGCTAAAGAAAGCCAAAATATTGGTCAGGTATTGAATGTTATTAAAGGCATTGCTGAGCAGACCAACCTTTTAGCGTTAAACGCTGCTATTGAGGCTGCCAGAGCAGGTGAGCAAGGGAGAGGTTTTGCTGTTGTTGCCGATGAAGTGCGAACGTTAGCTAAGCGAACTCAAGAATCAACCCTGCAAATTGAAACCATGATTGATGAACTCCAACAAAGTGTTGTTCTTGCCGTCTCTTCAATGGATGAAGGTTTAATTTTAGTAAACAATGCCAATGATAAAACAAATAGTGCTGGTTCAGTGCTAAGTGACATTGTCACCTCGGTCGACAGCATCAATGAACTGAATACTCAAATTGCTACAGCGGCAGAAGAGCAATCTTATGTGGCGGAGAGCATCAATAAAAGTATCATCACCATAAATGATATTACTCAAGCCTCATCCGCTGCGACAGAAAAACTGACTCATTCAGTCGATGACTTACAATCACTTGCTCAATCGATGCAACAACAAGTGGCTACATTCAAAATTGCTTAA